Within Epilithonimonas zeae, the genomic segment AATATATTGATGTCAATATTGGAGGCACAGCCACAATGCTCGATATTCTTGCTAATAAACCTCACCAAATCAAAAAGGTTGTAGTAGCAGCATCGAGAGCTATTTATGGAGAAGGTAAATATAAATGTAATGATCATGGAATTGTTTATCCAACAGACAGATTGGACGAAGATATGGCAAAAGGAGATTTCCAATGCAAATGTCCTATCTGTAATAAGGATGTAGAAATTCTCCCAACAACAGAGGATAGTAAAATCCACCCAACTTCAGTGTATGGTATAACAAAACAAAATCAAGAACAGCTTGTTTTAACTGTTTGTAAATCATTAGGCATTGCGGCAGTAGGGTATAGGTATCAGAATGTATATGGACCAGGACAATCATTGTCTAATCCTTATACAGGCATATTATCTATTTTCTCCACCAGAATCAAAAACGGAAATTCAATTAATATTTTTGAAGATGGAAAAGAAACCAGGGATTTTGTTTTTATAGATGATGTAGCAGATGCAACAATCTTAGGACTAGAAAAGAATGAAGCTAATAATCAGGTTTATAATGTTGGAACTGGAGTTGCAACTGATGTTATAACTGTAGCTAATACGTTATCAAAATTCTACGGACGAGAAACACCAATACAAATTTCAGGTAATTATAGATTAGGAGATATAAGGCATAACTTTGCTGATATTTCTAAAATAAAATCAGGATTGGGCTTTGAACCGCAATGGACATTTGATAAAGGTATTGAAGCATTTACGAATTGGGTAAATCAACAAGAAATTCCTGAAGATAAATATGAATCTTCTATCGCAGAAATGAAGAAGAAAGGCTTGTACAAATGAGTAGAAAAATTGGTATTGTAACAGTTCTATATAATAGTGAGCCTGTACTAGAAGAGTTTTTTCAGACATTGGATATACAATCTTATAAAAATTTTGTTTTATATGTTGTTGATAACAAATCCTCAGATAATTCTTTGAATTTTAGTAAAACTTTAGCAAACAAATATCAATTTGAGACGGCTATTATCGAAAATAATAAAAATTATGGTGTTGCAAAAGGAAATAATATTGGTATAAGAAGAGCTATTGAAGATAATTGTGATTTAATATTATTATCGAATAATGATATAGCTTTAGATAAAGATACAATTGATAAGCTTTTAACAGGATTAGATTTGCACAATGCTGATATGGTCGTTCCAAAAATCTATATATATGGAACCAATCAGCTTTGGGCAGCAGGTGGCGGTTTTATTAAAAGGAGTGGACTTACTGTACATTACGGACAAGGAGAAACAGACAATGGACAGTTAGATTCTGATAATAGGGTAGATTACGCACCAACTTGTTTTATGCTCATAAAAAAGGAAGTATTCGAGACTGTGGGTTTGATGGATGAAAATTATTTTGTTTATTACGATGATACAGATTTTGTGCATAGAGCATTGAAGAAGTATAACAAAAGTTTATGGTATGTACCAGATTCTAAAATTTCGCATAACGAATCTAGCTCTACAGGTAAGATGAGTGATTTTTCTGTTAAATTTTTATGGCGTAATTTGGTTTATTTTGCTTTGAAAAATTATAATCCTTTTTACGCAGCCTATGTTATTTTGTATAATTTTTTATATATTCTTATAGTTTTGTTTTTCAGGTATTCTTTTCATCAGTGGAATTTAGCATTAAAATCCTACAAAGAAGGTTTTAAATTGTACTTAAATCATAAACGTTCGCATTCATAATCGGTAAATAAAAATTAATGGATCCAACATTTAGTTATACTTATTCTATACATTACATTGCTCTTTTCGTTCTCCTTTTTCTTTTATTTTTATGGGAAAATAGGATTAGAAAAAGCGATGGTGATATCAAGGTAATCAGGTATATCTGTATGCTGATTTTTTTTGTGTTTTTTGGTTGTAGAGGTTTTTTGGATACAGATTTTGTATTATATTATTCTGGTTACGAATCAGCTCCAACGGTTTGGAATACAGAGGGTATAGCTAAGTTTTTTTCAGGTTTTAATGATCAGTATATATTAAAAATAGAACCAGGATTCAAAGTCTTTATGATTCTTGTAAAAAGTATCTCAGAAGAATATTATTTTCTACAGCTTGTTTCTGCTCTGATTGATATTTTATTTCTCAATTATTTTTTAAAAAAATATTCTCCGCAATATGTACTGGGCTATATTATGTTTCTTATATTCTCAGGTTTAATTATAGAATTTAATCTTTTAAGAAACTCTAAAGCGATATTTTTATTCATGTACTCGCTTCAATTTATAAAAGAACGTAATGCATTGAAATATTTTTTATGCAACGGACTTGGATTATTGATGCATACTTCTGCAATTTTTTATTTTCCTTTATACTTCTTTTTACATAAAAAAACACCAACCCCTATTGTTTGGGGATTGTTCGTTGTTGGGAATATAATATATTTGGGTCAAATAAAATATATCACACCAATGGTGACTGCAATTGGAAATCTCTTGGGAGGAGCATATTCTCTAATGGCAGAATTTTATTCAGAAGATAAACTTTATAGTAGTGGTTATGGTATTACTATGGGATATTTAGAAAAGGTGTTGACATTTCTTCTTTTTTATGCTTCTTTCAAAAAAATTGGTGAATTCATCAAAGATGAAAAAATGCACAATATATTTTTTAATTTGTTTTTAATCTTCACCACTACCTATTTATTTTTGTCAGAATATTCTGTTTTAATAGATCGGATGACTACATTGTTTGTGATGTCCTATTGGATTTTGTACCCTTATTTCTATGTTGTCCTTCGAAAAATATTCAAAACAGTTTTTTCTGTGATATTATTTTTATTTGGCATTTATAAAATGGTTAATTCCAACAATAATATTTTAAGAAAATATGAAAATATTTTATGGGATAATCCGTCTTCAACAAAAGCTTTTTATATTATAAATAAAAATATTGATAAAGTTCTTAATCCAAAGAAGAGATAAAAATCATAAAATACTCAAATGAAAATCGCATTCTTATCTGCATTTGCCCTGGATGCAAACGTTTCTCTTATACATGCTTTACAGAAAGAAAATGATGTTTATTTCTTTATAGAAGCATTGTATGAAATCAGTAATTTTTTAGATAAAGAAAAATTAAATCAAACTATTACTGTTGGAAGGGATGTAGAAGAGTTACAACGTTTCCAAGACTTCATATCATTGGATAAAACATTTGTTATCAAAGGAACAAGAAATATCAATGTTCTTAAAAAACTTTACATATCATATAATATCAATCAGCATATCAAACAAATTAATCCAGATGTAATTGTTCTCGATAATTATATGCTGACATATTTTGTCTCAACTTTATTTTATAGGAAAAAGATGTTGATGATTGTTCATGATCCTTTTTTGCATTCGGGCGAAAATCTTATGCTTGATAGATGTCTACGGAAATTTCATTTCTCCGCTATCAAACATAAAATTTTATTGAATGAAAATCAAAAAAAAGAATTTATAGAACATTACAATTTTAATCCCAATAATGTACACACTTCCTTTTTAGGAGTTTATGATTTTTTGAGATATCATCAGACTAATAGTATAAAGTCTTCTACAGAATTCAATATTTTATTTTTTGGAAGAATATCTCCTTATAAAGGGATAAAATATCTTTTGGATGCATTTGTCGAAATTTTAAAAAATCAAAACTTTACAGATATTACTCTTACAATTGCAGGGAGTGGCGATTTTGACTTTGACATAGAACAATATAAACAATATCCAGAAATTGTTATCATTAATAAATACCTATATCCTAAAAATTTGGCGAATCTTATCTCACAATCTGCTGTTATTGTTTGTCCTTATATTGATGCGACCCAAAGTGGTGTTGTTATGTCTGCTTTTGCATTTAAAAAACCCGTGATAGCAACAAATGTTGGAGGATTGCCAGAAATGGTTGAAAATAAGAAAACAGGAATAATCATTGAACCTAAAGATATTAATGAAATTATGAATGCGATATCTCTTCTTTATAATAATAGAAATTTATTAGAAAAAATGTCTGAAAATATAAATGATACATATTTTAAAGGAGAAAAGAATTGGGATAATTCCGCAAAACAATTTCTTGTAGCATGTGAAAAATTAATAAAAAATAAAAATTATTAGTTGACAATTTGTGTAGATAAATATCGATAGAGATTATCTGTTGTTTTTATCTATATTTGTTTTTTATATATTATTGATGCCGGAAGTAACTATCGCAATACCATTTTATAATGCTGAAGAGTATTTAGAAATGGCTATCCTATCAGTGTTATCTCAAACATTTGAAGATTTTACCCTACTATTAATAGATGATGGCTCTACAGATTCATCTTTAGAGATTGCAAAAAAGTATATTGCTGATAAAAGGGTAAAAGTAATTTCTGATGGTAAAAATATTAATTTGGGAAATCGTCTTAACGAAATTCCTAGCATGACGGAAACTAAATTTTTGGCAAGGATGGATGCCGATGATATCATGCATCCGCAGAGAATTGAAATACAAATGGATATACTAAAGAATAATCCTGAAATAGATGTTCTTGGCAGCAATGTATACTCAATTGATGAAAACAATGATGTCTTTGGTCAAAGAATGACAATTTCAAACGATTCTATTGTTACCGTAAAAACATTTGTTCATCCTACGATAATTGCAAAAACTGAGTGGTTTAAAAACAACCCATATGATGTGTCAGCGTTAAGGGTAGAGGATACGGAACTTTGGCTTAGAACATACCATCAATATACATTTAAAGCAACAACGAAACCGTTGTTGTTTTACAGGGAAATAGGTGATAAATATTATAAAAAATATTTTAAAGGCTTTCCTGGAATTTTTTATATACTCAAAAAGCATAAACTTTCTCTGAGTTATTTGATATTCTCTATAAAATATTTTATTTCCAGTTTTTTATATCTAATCTTTAATGCCATTGGGGTAGAGCATATTCTTGTAGAAAAAAGAAATGGGATTAAAATTAATAAGAAAAATTACAAATACTACATTTAAAATATTACTAAATGAAAATTTTGCACGTGATAACACGTTCCGATCTCGGCGGTGCACAATCAGTAGTAATCAGTCTTGCAAACTCTATGTGTAATGACCACGAGGTAATTGTTGTAGCTGGAGAGGATGGACCAATGTGGGATGCTTTTGATAAAAAAGTAAAAAAAGAAAAGATTTTAGAAATTGTAAGACCTATTTCCATTTTAAAAGACCTTAAAGCTATATTCAAACTTAGGAAACTATACAAGTTAATCAATCCAGATGTAATCCATCTCCATTCTTCTAAAATTGGCGTATTGGGTAGAATAGTATTTCCAAAACACAAAACTATTTATTCTGTACACGGTTTTGATTCTATTAGATTGTCTTATAGGAAATTTCTGCCATTGGAAAGGTTGTTGAAAAAAAGATGTAGAGCTATAGTTTTGGCAAGTAATTATGATAAACAAAATATGATTAAGGAAGGAATAAATTGTAATTTACACATAGTTCATAATGGTGTACATATTCCAGAAAAAAATACAGATTTACATATTAAAGAGCTAGAAAAGTTCGAAAAAAACGTAATGTGTATTGCTCGTATTTCGCCTCAAAAAAGATTTGAAAGTTTTATTGATATTGCTAAAATACTTCCACAATACGCATTTGTCTGGATTGGTGCGGAAAAAAAATATGTAGATCTTCCGGAAAATGTTTTTTGTTTAGAAAGTATTCCAAATGCTAAAAAATATATTCAGTTGGCCGATGTTTTTATCTTGCCAAGTAATTATGAGGGAATTCCAATTGTTATAATTGATGCTTTAAGCTATGGTAAACCTGTTGTTTCTTCTGATGTTGGGGGTATTTCTGAGATAGTGATAAATAATCAGAATGGATTTGTAATTAAAAATAATGATGATAATATTTTTGCTCAAAAAATTAAATATATTCTAGATAACGTTGAGGTGTATAATGACTTTTCAAAAAAATCTATGGAAATATTTCATAAAAGTCTCTCTATAGAAAAAATGGTTGAAGGATATATTAACATTTATGAAAATCATACTTTATAAAAATTAGATGATACGTTTCTCTTCCATTATTTTTAAAATCTAAATCTTAAATTTTTAGATATATTAACATTTTTAATATATTTGCAACAAACTAATATCTATTATTTAATCAAGAAATGAAAAAACACAAAAAATCTGATTTAGATATAATATAAATTTTTATGAAAATAAAAACTTATTTGAAAGTATCTAACCCAGTAGAAAGATGCCTCTTTATAAATGTTAGTGATATCTCTTTAAAATTATTTAGGGGTAATAAGCTAAGGCAATCATTTAAGGTAATTAGATATAATTCTGAAAGAAACAGTAAAAGTATTTTGGAATACGTATTCCGTTTGAATATAAAAACTATAGTAATTGAAACTTCAAATCTTAATCATTTGCCGGAAAATTTAACTAATGATATCATTGATGCTAGGCTCAGCGGTGTGAAAGTTTATGACGCTCATGAATTTTATGAGATTGTTAATAAAAGAATTCCGCTTGTTAAACTTAGTACAAACGAGTATTTGGCAGATGATATATTTTCCATTGGATTGAAGCATCAGTCAGGGCTTTCATCCAAAAGGATTGTAGATATCTTAGTTACATTACTATTATTACCACTTGCTATCCCATTGATATTTATTGGCTGTTTACTAACTTTGATTACGTCTCCAGGAAAATTATTTTTTGTTCAAGAAAGGATAGGGAGAAATTCTAAAATGTTCAAGATCTATAAACTCAGAACTATGAAATCTAAACATAGCGGAGGTTATACAATATCAAATGATGATAGAATTACATTTGCAGGCAAATTTCTTCGTATGACTAAAATAGACGAACTTCCTCAGATTTATAATATTTTAAGAGGGGACATGAGTTTGATTGGTCCTAGGCCAGAAAGACCGGAGTTCGTCAAAATTTATAACGAAGAGAATGCTTATTTTGACTTAAGGCATATCATAAAACCAGGTGTTACCGGTTGGGCACAGGTTCATTTACCAAAAGCTACCCCAGAAGATAATCTCAAAAAATTAGAGTATGATCTTTATTATATAAAAAATTATTCTTGGTTAATGGATATTGAGATTATTTTGAAGACTATCAAAGTGGTGGTTACAATGAATAGTAATTAATTAGATAATCTAAATTTTTACTACAATAATCATGAAAACCGAAAAAATAGGAATTACATTTTCAGCGTTTGACCTATTACACGCAGGTCATATAAAAATGCTTGAAGAAGCAAAAACGGTTTGTGATTATTTGATAGTTGGTCTTCAGATGGATCCTACAATTGATAGACCTAATAAGAATAAACCAACCCAATCTGTGGTTGAAAGATATATTCAATTAAAGGCTTGTAGATCTGTAGATGAAATAATACCGTATAATACAGAAGAAGATCTTATGGATATTTTAAAATCTTTTGTAATTGATGTAAGAATCATTGGTGATGATTACAAAGATGTTAATTTCACTGGAAAAGAATATTGTGAGAAAAAGGGAATTCAAATTTATTATAACAAAAGAGATCATAGATTTTCTAGTTCAGCATTAAAAAAAGCAATTTACGAACAAGAATTATCTAAAATCGAGTCAAAATAAAATATGAAAATAAAAGAAACCCCTCTTAAAGATTGCTATATAATAGAACCAACAATTTTTGAAGACGATAGAGGTTATTTTTTTGAGAAATATAACGAGAAAAAGTTTGAAGAAATTACTGGAATGAATGGGCATTTCGTTCAGGACAATATTTCAAAATCAAGCTATGGCGTTTTAAGAGGATTGCATTTACAGAAAGAAGAGCATGCTCAGGCCAAATTAGTTTCTTGCTTAGAAGGTAAAGTATTAGATGTTGCTGTTGATTTAAGGAATGATTCTCCAACATTTGGGAAATGGTTTTCTATAGAATTAACGGCAGAAAATAAACTACAGTTATATGTCCCAAGGGGTTTCGGACACGGATTTTCTGTTCTTAGCGAAACTGCTATATTCTCATATAAATGTGATAATTTCTATAACAAGGAGTCAGAAGGCTCCGTTTTGTGGAATGATGCAGATCTTAATATCGATTGGCAATTACCGCTGGAAGATATTATTTTATCCCAGAAAGATAAATTAGCGCCGACATTCAAAGAAGGCAATTTTTAATAAATACAAATAACAAGGAATCAAAAATTGATTCCTTTTTTTATTCCTAAATTTGCAAACTTAAAATTGTAGATAATGCGTACCAAATCTGTAGGTAAAAAGAAAATTAATATCGTGACGCTTGGATGTTCCAAAAATGTCTATGACTCAGAAGTTTTGATGGGTCAGCTGGAAGCGAATGGAAAAAAAGTAGTTCACGAGGAAAAAGGTGATGTCGTGGTAATCAACACCTGCGGATTTATTGACAATGCAAAAGAAGAAAGTATCAACACTATTTTAGAATATGTTGATTTGAAAAATCAAGGTGTTGTTGAGAAGGTTTTCGTGACAGGTTGCCTATCGGAGAGATATAAACCAGACTTGATTCGTGAGATTCCAGATGTTGACCAATATTTTGGAACGCGTGATTTACCGATTTTGTTAAAGCATCTTGGTGCCGATTACAAACATGAATTAGTAGGCGAGAGATTGACAACGACTCCCAAACATTATGCTTATCTAAAGATCTCTGAAGGTTGCGACAGACCTTGTTCTTTCTGCGCGATTCCTTTGATGAGAGGAAATCACATTTCAACTCCGATTGAAAAATTAATCATAGAAGCTCAAAAATTAGCAAAGAAAGGGGTTAAAGAGTTAATTCTTATTGCTCAGGATTTGACTTTTTATGGATTGGATATTTATAAGAAAAGAGCGCTTGGAGAACTTTTGCAAGAATTAATCAAAGTAGAAGGAATCGAATGGATTCGTCTTCATTATGCTTTCCCTACGGGTTTTCCGGAAGATGTTTTAGATATTATCAGAACAGAGCCTAAAATCTGTAATTATATCGATATTCCGCTTCAGCACATCAATACAGAATTGTTGAAAGCTATGAAACGAGGAACTACATTTGAAAAAACTAATGCACTTCTGGATAAATTCCGTGAGAAAGTTCCGGATGTGGCGATTAGAACAACTTTGATTGT encodes:
- a CDS encoding NAD-dependent epimerase/dehydratase family protein, translating into MKNILITGGAGFIGSNIALKLIEKGLKVTILDNLSPQIHGDNPDVTSPLYRNIVNKVNFINGSVTSREDWLKAIAGQDAIIHLAAETGTGQSMYEIQKYIDVNIGGTATMLDILANKPHQIKKVVVAASRAIYGEGKYKCNDHGIVYPTDRLDEDMAKGDFQCKCPICNKDVEILPTTEDSKIHPTSVYGITKQNQEQLVLTVCKSLGIAAVGYRYQNVYGPGQSLSNPYTGILSIFSTRIKNGNSINIFEDGKETRDFVFIDDVADATILGLEKNEANNQVYNVGTGVATDVITVANTLSKFYGRETPIQISGNYRLGDIRHNFADISKIKSGLGFEPQWTFDKGIEAFTNWVNQQEIPEDKYESSIAEMKKKGLYK
- a CDS encoding glycosyltransferase family 2 protein, which encodes MSRKIGIVTVLYNSEPVLEEFFQTLDIQSYKNFVLYVVDNKSSDNSLNFSKTLANKYQFETAIIENNKNYGVAKGNNIGIRRAIEDNCDLILLSNNDIALDKDTIDKLLTGLDLHNADMVVPKIYIYGTNQLWAAGGGFIKRSGLTVHYGQGETDNGQLDSDNRVDYAPTCFMLIKKEVFETVGLMDENYFVYYDDTDFVHRALKKYNKSLWYVPDSKISHNESSSTGKMSDFSVKFLWRNLVYFALKNYNPFYAAYVILYNFLYILIVLFFRYSFHQWNLALKSYKEGFKLYLNHKRSHS
- a CDS encoding EpsG family protein, with product MDPTFSYTYSIHYIALFVLLFLLFLWENRIRKSDGDIKVIRYICMLIFFVFFGCRGFLDTDFVLYYSGYESAPTVWNTEGIAKFFSGFNDQYILKIEPGFKVFMILVKSISEEYYFLQLVSALIDILFLNYFLKKYSPQYVLGYIMFLIFSGLIIEFNLLRNSKAIFLFMYSLQFIKERNALKYFLCNGLGLLMHTSAIFYFPLYFFLHKKTPTPIVWGLFVVGNIIYLGQIKYITPMVTAIGNLLGGAYSLMAEFYSEDKLYSSGYGITMGYLEKVLTFLLFYASFKKIGEFIKDEKMHNIFFNLFLIFTTTYLFLSEYSVLIDRMTTLFVMSYWILYPYFYVVLRKIFKTVFSVILFLFGIYKMVNSNNNILRKYENILWDNPSSTKAFYIINKNIDKVLNPKKR
- a CDS encoding glycosyltransferase family 4 protein, coding for MKIAFLSAFALDANVSLIHALQKENDVYFFIEALYEISNFLDKEKLNQTITVGRDVEELQRFQDFISLDKTFVIKGTRNINVLKKLYISYNINQHIKQINPDVIVLDNYMLTYFVSTLFYRKKMLMIVHDPFLHSGENLMLDRCLRKFHFSAIKHKILLNENQKKEFIEHYNFNPNNVHTSFLGVYDFLRYHQTNSIKSSTEFNILFFGRISPYKGIKYLLDAFVEILKNQNFTDITLTIAGSGDFDFDIEQYKQYPEIVIINKYLYPKNLANLISQSAVIVCPYIDATQSGVVMSAFAFKKPVIATNVGGLPEMVENKKTGIIIEPKDINEIMNAISLLYNNRNLLEKMSENINDTYFKGEKNWDNSAKQFLVACEKLIKNKNY
- a CDS encoding glycosyltransferase family 2 protein, producing MPEVTIAIPFYNAEEYLEMAILSVLSQTFEDFTLLLIDDGSTDSSLEIAKKYIADKRVKVISDGKNINLGNRLNEIPSMTETKFLARMDADDIMHPQRIEIQMDILKNNPEIDVLGSNVYSIDENNDVFGQRMTISNDSIVTVKTFVHPTIIAKTEWFKNNPYDVSALRVEDTELWLRTYHQYTFKATTKPLLFYREIGDKYYKKYFKGFPGIFYILKKHKLSLSYLIFSIKYFISSFLYLIFNAIGVEHILVEKRNGIKINKKNYKYYI
- a CDS encoding glycosyltransferase is translated as MKILHVITRSDLGGAQSVVISLANSMCNDHEVIVVAGEDGPMWDAFDKKVKKEKILEIVRPISILKDLKAIFKLRKLYKLINPDVIHLHSSKIGVLGRIVFPKHKTIYSVHGFDSIRLSYRKFLPLERLLKKRCRAIVLASNYDKQNMIKEGINCNLHIVHNGVHIPEKNTDLHIKELEKFEKNVMCIARISPQKRFESFIDIAKILPQYAFVWIGAEKKYVDLPENVFCLESIPNAKKYIQLADVFILPSNYEGIPIVIIDALSYGKPVVSSDVGGISEIVINNQNGFVIKNNDDNIFAQKIKYILDNVEVYNDFSKKSMEIFHKSLSIEKMVEGYINIYENHTL
- a CDS encoding sugar transferase, whose product is MKIKTYLKVSNPVERCLFINVSDISLKLFRGNKLRQSFKVIRYNSERNSKSILEYVFRLNIKTIVIETSNLNHLPENLTNDIIDARLSGVKVYDAHEFYEIVNKRIPLVKLSTNEYLADDIFSIGLKHQSGLSSKRIVDILVTLLLLPLAIPLIFIGCLLTLITSPGKLFFVQERIGRNSKMFKIYKLRTMKSKHSGGYTISNDDRITFAGKFLRMTKIDELPQIYNILRGDMSLIGPRPERPEFVKIYNEENAYFDLRHIIKPGVTGWAQVHLPKATPEDNLKKLEYDLYYIKNYSWLMDIEIILKTIKVVVTMNSN
- a CDS encoding adenylyltransferase/cytidyltransferase family protein, with protein sequence MKTEKIGITFSAFDLLHAGHIKMLEEAKTVCDYLIVGLQMDPTIDRPNKNKPTQSVVERYIQLKACRSVDEIIPYNTEEDLMDILKSFVIDVRIIGDDYKDVNFTGKEYCEKKGIQIYYNKRDHRFSSSALKKAIYEQELSKIESK
- the rfbC gene encoding dTDP-4-dehydrorhamnose 3,5-epimerase; amino-acid sequence: MKIKETPLKDCYIIEPTIFEDDRGYFFEKYNEKKFEEITGMNGHFVQDNISKSSYGVLRGLHLQKEEHAQAKLVSCLEGKVLDVAVDLRNDSPTFGKWFSIELTAENKLQLYVPRGFGHGFSVLSETAIFSYKCDNFYNKESEGSVLWNDADLNIDWQLPLEDIILSQKDKLAPTFKEGNF
- the rimO gene encoding 30S ribosomal protein S12 methylthiotransferase RimO, encoding MRTKSVGKKKINIVTLGCSKNVYDSEVLMGQLEANGKKVVHEEKGDVVVINTCGFIDNAKEESINTILEYVDLKNQGVVEKVFVTGCLSERYKPDLIREIPDVDQYFGTRDLPILLKHLGADYKHELVGERLTTTPKHYAYLKISEGCDRPCSFCAIPLMRGNHISTPIEKLIIEAQKLAKKGVKELILIAQDLTFYGLDIYKKRALGELLQELIKVEGIEWIRLHYAFPTGFPEDVLDIIRTEPKICNYIDIPLQHINTELLKAMKRGTTFEKTNALLDKFREKVPDVAIRTTLIVGFPGETEEKFEELKQWVRDQRFDRLGCFTYSHEENTTAYVLEDDIPDEVKQKRVEEIMEIQQQISWEKNQEKIGKTFKCIFDRKEGDYFVGRTEYDSPDVDNTVLVPAKDVYISIGEFANVKITSAEDYDLIGELV